Proteins from one Candidatus Aminicenantes bacterium genomic window:
- a CDS encoding cytidine deaminase — translation MADKKKELLKAARKSRSNAYAPYSRFQVGAAVLSGNNKIYSGCNVENASFGLTCCAERNAIFAMVAAGEKTIREILVIGESEEFLPPCGACRQVIAEFAAPAVKVHMANRKGACLTTTVGELVPFIFHLKKRK, via the coding sequence ATGGCGGACAAAAAAAAAGAATTACTGAAGGCGGCGCGAAAATCCAGGTCCAATGCCTATGCCCCTTATTCCCGCTTCCAAGTCGGCGCGGCCGTTTTGAGCGGCAACAACAAGATTTACTCCGGCTGCAACGTGGAAAACGCCTCGTTCGGCCTGACCTGCTGCGCCGAGCGCAACGCCATCTTCGCCATGGTCGCCGCCGGGGAGAAGACGATCCGTGAGATCCTGGTCATCGGCGAGAGCGAGGAATTTCTCCCCCCCTGCGGCGCCTGCCGCCAGGTCATCGCCGAGTTCGCCGCACCGGCCGTGAAAGTCCACATGGCCAACCGCAAAGGCGCATGCCTGACCACCACTGTCGGCGAGCTCGTGCCTTTCATCTTCCACCTGAAGAAAAGAAAGTGA